From Scyliorhinus canicula chromosome 15, sScyCan1.1, whole genome shotgun sequence:
gtaaaccttctaaattctaacaaaTGGGCCTAATTTGTGTCATCTCTCTTTTTACTTaaacccctgtaatccaggtattagaacatagaacagtacagcacagaacaggcccttcggccctcgatgttgttccgagcaatgatcaccctactcaaacccacgtatccaccctatacccgtaacccaacaacccccccttaaccttactttttaggacactacgggcaatttagcatggccaatccacctaacccgcacatctttggactatgggaggaaaccggagcacccggaggaaacccacgcaaacacggggaggacgtgcagactccacacagatagtgacccagccgggaatcgaacctgggaccctggagctgtgaagcatttatgctaaccaccatgctacggtgctgcccctaattattattattttttattatcgtattatttttgtaaacctacattgcactccctccaaagctgATATGTCCTTCCTAGAACGGTGACGTGTGACTAGAACTGTACTCCCAAGTGGGACCTAACCAGGTTTTGTATAGCTGAAGCATCACCCCAGTGTCTTCATACTCCAATCCTCCAGATATAAagactagcattccattagcctttttgattattttctgcacttgttcgtggCATTTTATAGATCTATGCACCTCAGCCCTCGAGTCTCTTTTGATATCCActcaacctctttccatttagaaggTACCAGGTTCTATTTGTGGTACAAAATGGGTAACCGTTCACTAGCTtctattgaattccatctgccaaaattttgcccattcattcacctagtctgtcagtATCTCATCGCAATTTTAAGCTTCCCCTAGACTGTCTACAATGTtgtctaactttgtatcatcagaaaaTTTGGATATACGACTTTCTATGCcaccatccaagtcattaataaataatATGAATAATTGAGGCACCAATACAGCTGTAATATACTAGTCtcatcctgccaattagagttcTTGCCTCATtctgtcacctgccactcaaccaatttccttaccaatgtcaataatttgccctcaattcTGTGGGTTTCCACCGTAGCCAACAGTCTctaatgtgggactttatcaaatgcttcttgaagtccatataaataatacCATTCCCTTGTCCACTATgttagatttatcaagcatgacaTTTaataatccatgctggctctccctggtCGACCAACatttttcaaggtgttcagttacctgattatagactccagcaatttccccacagatgttaggctaactggtctgtaattccctggtttccccctttcacccttcttaaaaaagTGGAGTGATGggtaattttccaatccagagggactactGTATCTAGGAACTCTGAAGGTTTATAGTTGGGGCATCcaatgtgctcccctacttcctttaatGTCTTGGATAGTcagtcaggtcctggggatttgtcactttTTAGTTCTTGCGTTAATTATATTAAGTCCCTGTCTTCTATTGACTATTCATTATTTTGGGActttgaccataagacataggagcagaactagcccactcagcccattgaatctgctccgccattcaatcatggctgatatttttctcatccccattctcctgccatttccccataacccctgtgtCCTGCCATTCCATGCTTTGTCATTCAAATATTAATGTCCTTTTGAAATTCAATGTCTTTGAATGTTGCCTTGTTGCATCCCCGGAACAACTAAAAATGTTAGAAGGTTGGAGTAAGCTTTGCATGTGTGGAAGTATTTCTGGTAAGTTGGTAACTTGCTCTGCACAACTGATGGGACTATCTTCTGTTTAGGTTCCTGGAGACTGTGGAGCTGCAGATCAGTCTGAAGAACTATGACCCTCAGAAGGACAAGCGTTTCTCTGGCACTGTCAGGTTCGACTTCTTATTGCTCAACCCAGTTCTCAGTGCACAAGCTGTAGAATAGGAATTGGATTTTCTTTATTTGCAAACAATTTTTAAGTGCTACTTCTATGCAGCTTGTGGGTACTGAAAAACATGGGTAGTTCAGCCCTGTAAGGGGTTTGGACGGACCCCCACCCTGGGTCTTAAAACATGAGGGGAGGCTAGGTGAGGCAATATTGCCAACCCTGCCGACCACTTGTAAGGAGTAAGTTGCTGGTGGATAAGGCACTTGAGAAGCCAGCATCAAGGGTAAGGCACTCACAGTAGCTTCCCTAACATGATCTCAGTTTAAGACGTTTCTCTGACGTTTGACTCTCTGCTGTGCTCGTCTAGGCTGAAGAGTGCTCCTCGGCCTAAGTTTTCCATATGTGTGCTTGGAGACCAGCAGCACTGTGATGAGGCAAAGGCTGCTGACCTCCCTCACATGGACATTGAAGCTCTGAAGAAGTTGAACAAAAACAAGAAGATGGTCAAGAAGCTTGGTGAGTTTGAGGGTGTTTGTACTGGAACTGTCAGAATTGAAAAGTCCCTGAACATTCAGGATGCTACTCTTGGCGAAGCTGGGTTTCGTCTTTTTTACACCTGTATTTAAAGAGTTCAATATTATTTCCTTACATGCTAATGAAGCTACATACATTTATTGGTACCTGAGGTGGGGCTGTGCATTGTTTTTAAAACTGTTTATTGGAGgtgttttcaaatatatacagaagAAAAAGACACCCATAACACAACATCAACAATGTGATAACATGTCTAATAACGTGTCCCAGTCCCTCCTACctcgcctccccctcctccttttccCGTATAACCcttgatgtttccacttgtaggaaaaactagaaccagagaacaccatcTCCGAttcggggagcacggtagcattgtggatagcacaatcgcttcacagctccagggtcccaggttcgattccggcttggggggcactgtctgtgcggagtctgcacatcctccccgtgtgtgcgtgggtttcctccgggtgctccggtttcctcccacagtccaaagatgtgcaggttaggtggattggccatgataaattgcccttggtgtccaaaattgcccttagtgttgggtggggttactgggatatggggatagggtggaggtgttaaccttgggtagggtgctctttccaggagccggtgcagcatcgatgggccgaatggcctgcactgtaaattctatgtatgtctaaagcgacgatcctttaaaacagagatgaggaattttttcagccagagggtggtgaatctgtggagccctttgccgcagaaggctgtggaggccaattcactgagtgtctgtctttaaggcagagatagataggttcttgattaattgtCTCAGCTGGGTGCTGTTGGTGCTTTTCCAAAGGGAAGATGCCAAATGGCCTTATGCTATGTCTTCTAACTCTGTGGGAGTTCTATAATGTTCTCAAAAGTACCACTTTTTTACAGGTGTTGGAAGCAACAAGGGAAAGGTTGGTGTAGGTCAGTCTGGAGAATAGACCCAATTCCACTGGTAAACACTGACTAGGCTTGGTGAAATTTTCCAGTGTTTAATCTGTGCCCTAAAAACAGATTTTAAGTTTGAGGACTGGCTAGAATGTTTTATTGGGGATACAAAAATAGCTTTCAGTTCCAAAATATTTATAGCCCGGTCTATCTTTGCAAAGCAGTGTCATTTGATCAAAGCTATTGTAATAGCTGTGAACAGTGCATCTATATAGATAAATTCCTGATCATTATTCATGGGATGaatgtcattggcaaggccagcatttattaaccatccctaaatgcccctcGATGTGGTGGCAAGCTGCTGCCTTGTGTGATAGATATGGATTCAGTAGAAGCCTTAGTATGAAAATTGAATAAATGTAGTgacattgggggtggggtggggggagggagggagaggggaaacgCCAGAGGTGTGGCCAGTTGGATGAGTGTACAGACTCAaatgggtgaatggcctcttttgcTGTACTATTCTGATGCTGAATGCTTTCCTTTGCAGCAAAGAAATATGATGCTTTTCTTGCTTCGGAGTCCCTTATTAAGCAGATTCCTCGTATTCTGGGTCCTGGTCTCAACAAGGCTGGCAAAttcccctctctcctcactcacaATGAGAACATGCTAACCAAAGTGGATGAAGTCAAATCGACCATCAAGTTCCAGATGAAAAAGGTGTGTAATCTGATGGTTTAAGTTATGTGCGTGTACTGTTAGTGCAACCAGTCAGAGCATCTCATCGGATCAGGATTCAGTTCAGAGGCTTAGGCTTATGATTGAATGACCCACATTTTGAGGTCTTTCACTTGCCTTAATAAATTTGAACTGCATATTAAGTAGACTTCACCGATAATGAGTAGTCCCAGTGGGTTGGAAAAACACAAATTGCTACATCTTCAAAAAAGGATGGTAATAGTGActggactttgcacgttctccctgtgtctgtgggttttctccaggtgctccggtttcctcccacagtccaaaatgtgcaggttagatggattggccgtgctaaattttagaattatagaatctacagtgcagaaggaggtcattcggcccatcgagtctgcactggcccttggaaagagcaccccacctaagcccacacctccatcctatccctgtaactccacccaacctttttggacactaagggcaatttagtatggccaattcacctaacctgcacatttttggactgcgaggaaacccatgcagacacggggagaacgtgccgactctgctcagacagtgacccaagccgggaattgaacctgggaccctggagctgtgaagctactgtgctgaCCACAGttgatgaattgccccttagtgtccagatgtTAGCTGGGGttaacaggaatagggtggaggagtgggtcatTATTAAGGAGGGTAATAGGACATTTAGTAAATCATAATACAATCCGGCAGAATCAACTTTGGGAAAAGGAAAtcctgtttgactaatttatagAGTTATGGGGGTGTAAAAAGGGGGTCCTGTAAATGTTGGGTCCTTGGATTTTCAAGAGACATTTGGTAAGGTCCCATGTCAAAGGTTACTACATATAATTGCATGTAATCtattagcatggataggggaATTGTTAGCTAGCAGGAACCAATGGGGACAACTGGATATTTTTCAGTTTGGCAGGCTGTAACTAATGTAGTGCGAGATGGATTAGCATTGGGCCTTCAATTATTTGTAGTCTAtatcaataacttggatgaaAGGACCGAATTTCTGGTAatgaaatttgctgatggcacaaagatttATGCCTTCTCTCTGTGGGCAAAAAGTCTGGCAGTGGCAAGTGGCGTATAATGTGCGGAAAATGTCAACTTCCACTTTGGTAGGATGAACAGAAAAGTAGTATGTTTAAATGACCAGATTTGCAGATCTCTACAGAAGAATCTTGCTGTCCTGGTACATGTATCACAAAACGTTAATCTGCAGGCACAGGTAATTTGAGGTGGTGTTTTTGCAATGTGTGCATGTAGGGAAGctttgctacaactgtacaggaccgtagtgagaccacgtctggagtattctgcacagttttggcctccatgaagaaaggatataattgccaTTAGAAGCAGGTTCCCAAAGCTGATTCTTGGGATGCAGGTgttatcttgtgaggaaaggttgtgcAGGTTGGATCCCTGGGGATATTTTCCAGGATAGATGAGAGGATGTTTCTCTGACGGGAATTCTAGAATTAGGAGGCACAGTTGATAAattaggggtctcccatttaagagagTATTATTTTCCtgagggttgttagtctgtgCAATTCTCTTTCCCCAgtgagcagagaaggctggggtATTGCATTTCCTGACTGAGTTGGGCTTTTTGATTGGCAGGGGTGTTGGAGATTATGTGGGGGGGCAGATGGGAAAAGTAGAGCTGAGTCAACAATCCAACATCAAATGGTGGCGCAGCCTTGAGGTCCAAATGACCTATTCTCCGGATCATCTCGATGATCCGGCTGATGCAAGGCCTAATGTTAATATCAGGATGTTTAAAGAACCCAATGAGCTTTAATGGTATTTTGATGTTAGTGGCATACTGACTGCAGCAAATGTGGTGTGCTAGTTGGGTGCTTGCAAATGTAATGGGGTGATGACCAATGTTTGCTCTAATTATTCCATC
This genomic window contains:
- the rpl10a gene encoding 60S ribosomal protein L10a → MSSKVSRDTLYEAVREVLQGSQQKLRKFLETVELQISLKNYDPQKDKRFSGTVRLKSAPRPKFSICVLGDQQHCDEAKAADLPHMDIEALKKLNKNKKMVKKLAKKYDAFLASESLIKQIPRILGPGLNKAGKFPSLLTHNENMLTKVDEVKSTIKFQMKKVLCLAVAVGHIKMTEEELVYNIHLAINFLVSLLKKNWQNVRALYIKSSMGKPQRLY